A window of the Natronomonas salina genome harbors these coding sequences:
- a CDS encoding saccharopine dehydrogenase family protein, producing the protein MTLLIYGAYGYTGELVAEEAVDRGVDVVVAGRNEVKTEHLAETLDCEGRAFPVDDAGVNLEGVDAVLNCAGPFVETYEPLVEACLETGTHYLDITGELQVFEAVAERDREAEKAGVCLLPGVGFDVVPTDCLAGHLHDRLPGADELRLGFDPSGGISRGTLASAIEHAGGGGKIRRDGDIVDVPPAHHSRRIDFGRGERTAATIPWGDVSTAYYTTGIENIEVYTAMPSLAANGLKYSSLVSPLLGVEPVKKSLQTLVRSTVSGPSERQRKQGACYVWGEATDGETTVTSRLKTPETYALTVDSATTAAERILEDAPVGFETPAAAFTPEFVLDLDGVEGFFDD; encoded by the coding sequence ATGACACTGCTGATCTACGGCGCCTACGGCTACACGGGCGAGCTCGTCGCCGAGGAGGCGGTCGACCGCGGCGTCGACGTCGTCGTCGCCGGCCGGAACGAGGTCAAGACCGAACACCTCGCGGAGACCCTCGACTGCGAGGGCCGGGCGTTCCCCGTCGACGACGCGGGCGTCAACCTCGAGGGCGTCGACGCGGTCCTCAACTGCGCCGGCCCGTTCGTCGAGACCTACGAGCCGCTGGTCGAGGCGTGCCTGGAGACGGGGACCCACTACCTCGACATCACCGGCGAACTGCAGGTGTTCGAGGCCGTCGCCGAGCGGGACCGCGAGGCCGAGAAGGCCGGCGTCTGCCTCCTCCCGGGCGTCGGGTTCGACGTCGTCCCCACCGACTGCCTGGCCGGCCACCTCCACGACCGCCTCCCCGGGGCCGACGAGCTCCGGCTCGGCTTCGACCCCTCGGGCGGCATCTCCCGGGGGACGCTCGCGTCGGCCATCGAGCACGCCGGCGGCGGCGGGAAGATCCGACGCGACGGCGACATCGTCGACGTGCCGCCCGCCCACCACAGCCGCCGGATCGACTTCGGGCGCGGCGAGCGGACCGCCGCGACCATCCCCTGGGGCGACGTCTCGACGGCCTACTACACGACCGGCATCGAGAACATCGAGGTCTACACCGCGATGCCCTCGCTGGCGGCGAACGGACTGAAGTACAGCAGCCTCGTCTCGCCGCTCCTCGGCGTCGAACCCGTCAAGAAGTCCCTGCAGACGCTGGTCCGGTCGACGGTCTCCGGGCCGAGCGAGCGCCAGCGAAAGCAGGGAGCCTGCTACGTCTGGGGGGAGGCCACCGACGGCGAGACGACCGTCACCTCGCGGCTGAAGACCCCCGAGACGTACGCGCTGACCGTCGACTCGGCGACGACGGCCGCCGAGCGGATCCTCGAGGACGCCCCCGTCGGCTTCGAGACGCCGGCGGCGGCGTTCACCCCCGAGTTCGTCCTCGACCTCGACGGCGTCGAGGGGTTCTTCGACGACTAG
- a CDS encoding winged helix-turn-helix transcriptional regulator has protein sequence MASRVVLALLAAAFVAALFVPATVAAADEPADNAALTLGDGVDVISIDRLRTTVTAPAPARGGERSPGVPLDRAPREVDRDELLAQPTRAAVYDRVHEAPGETLSDIADAVGVTKSTVRYHVRVLREAGLVEATEAAGALRVAPADADVELVASLNAPGTGAVLDAVAKHEPVSVTELAEATDRAPSTVSHHLTTLEERGFVERERAGESVVTTLAPATRAALTAERPVPADD, from the coding sequence ATGGCCAGTCGGGTCGTCCTCGCGTTGCTCGCCGCCGCGTTCGTCGCCGCCCTCTTCGTGCCCGCAACCGTCGCCGCGGCGGACGAGCCGGCCGACAACGCCGCGCTGACCCTCGGCGACGGCGTCGACGTGATCAGCATCGACCGACTCCGAACGACGGTCACCGCGCCGGCTCCGGCCCGGGGCGGCGAACGCTCCCCGGGCGTCCCCCTCGACCGCGCGCCGAGGGAGGTCGACCGCGACGAACTCCTCGCGCAGCCGACCCGCGCGGCCGTCTACGACCGGGTCCACGAGGCCCCCGGCGAGACGCTGTCCGACATCGCCGACGCCGTCGGCGTCACGAAGTCGACCGTCCGCTACCACGTCCGCGTCCTCCGGGAGGCGGGCCTGGTCGAGGCGACGGAGGCGGCGGGCGCACTCCGGGTCGCGCCGGCGGACGCGGACGTCGAACTCGTCGCGTCGCTGAACGCCCCGGGGACCGGCGCGGTCCTCGACGCCGTCGCCAAGCACGAACCCGTCTCGGTGACGGAGCTCGCCGAGGCAACCGACCGCGCGCCGTCGACGGTCTCTCACCACCTCACGACGCTCGAGGAACGCGGATTCGTCGAGAGAGAACGGGCCGGTGAGTCCGTCGTGACGACGCTCGCGCCGGCGACCCGGGCGGCGCTCACGGCCGAGCGACCGGTCCCGGCCGACGACTGA
- a CDS encoding gamma carbonic anhydrase family protein, which produces MLRSFDGVEPDVHESAYVDPAAVVIGDVTIGPEASVWPNVTLRGDHGPITLEEGANVQDNAVLHEGATVGPYATVGHTAIVHNATVEERALVGMQATVLDRSTVGEEAMVGANSLVTEDTEIEPNTLYAGTPAEKIKEVEDSPWAYAGDRYVQLSREHMEHSEILD; this is translated from the coding sequence ATGTTACGCAGTTTCGACGGCGTCGAGCCGGACGTCCACGAGAGCGCCTACGTCGACCCGGCGGCGGTCGTCATCGGCGACGTGACCATCGGGCCGGAGGCCAGCGTCTGGCCGAACGTCACGCTCCGCGGCGACCACGGGCCGATCACACTCGAGGAAGGCGCGAACGTCCAGGACAACGCCGTCCTCCACGAGGGCGCGACCGTCGGCCCGTACGCGACGGTCGGCCACACCGCCATCGTCCACAACGCCACCGTCGAGGAGCGCGCGCTCGTCGGGATGCAGGCGACCGTCCTTGACCGCTCGACCGTCGGCGAGGAGGCGATGGTCGGCGCCAACAGCCTCGTCACCGAGGACACCGAGATCGAGCCGAACACCCTCTACGCCGGCACGCCCGCGGAGAAGATCAAGGAGGTGGAAGACTCGCCGTGGGCCTACGCCGGCGACCGGTACGTCCAGCTCTCCCGAGAGCACATGGAGCACTCCGAGATCCTGGACTGA